A window from Actinomycetospora corticicola encodes these proteins:
- a CDS encoding transposase: MDRDTGFLLPPDVRDWLPEGHLAWTVIDAVEMLDLTALISTYRLGGRGRRAYDPAMMLTLLIYAYAVGLTSSRGIERACGHDVAFRVITANQVPDHDTIAAFRVRHREVFKDLFIEVLKVCAAAGLGRVGTISVDGSKIAANASSRRNRTAAGIAKAQAELGEPEPDDPDLGDPDLGDPDLGGPELGDPEPDDRGLAGVVEDRLERAESSDAAEDAEHGPGRRGDEPPEDMNDPTARRARLARAAAKVAEQNAARAAEAAAQQQRYETRLAARNAHHATHGRFPKGRPPKAPATPTEAPATPTESTPAGDKPVRANTTDPDSRPLRTAQGFLQGFNSQAVVGDDQVVIAVEVVDQANDAGLLAPMTAAALDNLARAGIDAPVETVLADTGYFTAGDITALDDVHQQGRGPRPLVAPTRDALRDPEQQQPPRQESRVRRRMRERLAEPEARERYRRRKVTVEPVFGQIKNRIADRFRVRGLVAVRAELTLIATAHNLLKLHTATT; this comes from the coding sequence GTGGATCGTGACACCGGGTTCCTGCTGCCCCCGGATGTGCGGGACTGGCTGCCCGAGGGGCATCTGGCCTGGACGGTGATCGACGCGGTCGAGATGTTGGATCTGACCGCGTTGATCTCCACCTACCGGCTGGGGGGTCGCGGCCGGCGGGCCTACGACCCGGCGATGATGCTCACGTTGTTGATCTACGCGTATGCGGTGGGTCTGACGTCCTCACGCGGGATCGAACGCGCCTGCGGCCACGACGTGGCGTTCCGGGTGATCACCGCCAACCAGGTCCCTGATCACGACACCATCGCCGCGTTCCGGGTCCGGCACCGCGAGGTGTTCAAGGACCTGTTCATCGAGGTCCTCAAGGTCTGCGCGGCCGCGGGGCTGGGGCGGGTCGGGACGATCTCGGTCGATGGCAGCAAGATCGCCGCGAACGCCTCGTCGCGGCGCAACCGCACCGCGGCGGGGATCGCCAAAGCCCAGGCCGAACTGGGTGAGCCGGAGCCCGATGACCCGGATCTGGGTGACCCGGATCTGGGTGACCCGGATCTGGGTGGCCCGGAGCTGGGTGACCCGGAGCCCGATGACCGGGGTCTGGCGGGGGTGGTCGAGGACCGCCTGGAACGGGCCGAGTCCAGCGACGCCGCCGAGGACGCCGAGCACGGGCCGGGACGACGGGGCGACGAGCCGCCCGAGGACATGAACGACCCGACCGCGCGGCGGGCCCGGCTGGCCCGGGCCGCGGCGAAGGTCGCCGAGCAGAACGCCGCCCGGGCGGCGGAAGCGGCCGCCCAGCAGCAACGCTACGAGACCAGGCTCGCGGCCCGGAACGCCCACCACGCCACCCACGGGCGCTTCCCGAAAGGCCGGCCCCCGAAGGCACCGGCCACCCCGACCGAGGCACCGGCCACCCCGACCGAGAGCACCCCGGCCGGGGACAAGCCGGTGCGGGCGAACACCACCGACCCCGACTCCCGGCCGTTGCGGACCGCGCAGGGGTTCCTGCAGGGCTTCAACTCCCAGGCCGTGGTCGGCGACGACCAGGTCGTGATCGCGGTCGAGGTCGTCGACCAGGCCAACGACGCCGGTCTGCTCGCCCCGATGACCGCCGCCGCGCTGGACAACCTCGCCCGCGCCGGGATCGACGCCCCGGTCGAGACCGTGCTCGCTGACACCGGCTACTTCACCGCCGGAGACATCACCGCCCTCGATGACGTCCACCAGCAGGGGCGGGGCCCCCGACCGCTGGTCGCGCCCACACGTGATGCGCTGCGCGACCCCGAGCAGCAACAACCACCCCGGCAGGAGTCGCGGGTGCGCCGCCGGATGCGCGAACGGCTCGCCGAGCCCGAGGCGCGCGAGCGCTACCGACGTCGCAAAGTCACCGTCGAACCGGTCTTCGGGCAGATCAAGAACCGGATCGCCGACCGGTTCCGGGTTCGGGGTCTCGTCGCGGTCCGCGCCGAGCTCACCCTGATCGCCACCGCCCACAACCTGCTCAAGCTCCACACCGCAACCACCTGA
- the lysS gene encoding lysine--tRNA ligase, with protein sequence MGETVTSGEVLPYRFAIDRGVGDLRTEFDGLAPDTDTGVTVRVAGRLVGRRRHGGLSFADLRDGTDAVQLLLDTAELGADAHHDIDALSLGDWIGVTGTAMTTRAGELSVRVTAYVLLARAKRALPLGHGGLTDVQTRYRRRYVDLSVNARTRDIFRIRHAAVRAIREQLAEEGFTEVEGPVLQNIQGGASARPFVTHHNALDLDMYLRIALELHLKRLIVGGMGRVFEIGRVFRNEGVDTRHNPEFTMLEAYQAFADYHDMMDLTEKLVVAAARAALGPDADLTVHYLGRTVDLTPPWPRKRFADMIAERTGEVMHPEMPLDEARAALTRLGIAYEQGWGAGRLMTEVYDERVQHDVDGPVFCLDYPREVSPLARVHRDDPAYSERFELIVAGFELCNAYSEQNDPAEQMAAFVEEAEAKRNGDPEAGDIDEDYVRALEYGMPPTGGLGIGIDRLVMLLASVDSIREVLLFPTLRPEFAPPPGAGPTGAVRPVLPPTGLPPTPMVLPPPVENPVVEPREPRPAVAPRVVAGITAVAGVLHLLSMLPGIHRQVLGELTVDVVPPWAIVSGHVMSAVIGLVLLLLADQLARHKQAAWRVAVGLFGLGLLAHVLKGPHEVGMLLCLVMLALLARYRRSFHAPADPPSLLRLLRVVPIYLGAVLLFGFVGLAFQRGRMTPELTLGGGLETIVGGLIGLDGPYTFARPLFAAWFPDTLLALGIAGLVIVLILVFRPLLSRSPHTPQEWAHAQTLVTTFGWDTLAAFALRDDKSFFFASDGRAMIAYTYLRGYALASGDPIGDPASIPRVVDEFLAMCEERAWTPAFLAAREETVTGSGALAARGFKSFYLGDEAILDCTTFTLEGRARKSVRAAVRRVERSYRFQLVTEANASPELVAGLNAISEQWRGKAPERGFTMALSQDVAGAGRNPDFLLCVALDEHGVPGGFLRLVPAYGGPQTGTTFGYTLDLMRHDPSAPNGMTEFLIARSAEALGTRGVTRLSMNFALWGRLFDEDVPFTPAQRLARKAVGVLNPFFQVRSLHDFNAKFDPQWLPRVLAYRHAADLPRVGLLYAGAEGFLALPGLGPLFVPAAVGGTPSPSAPSSGPA encoded by the coding sequence ATGGGCGAGACGGTGACCAGCGGCGAGGTGTTGCCCTACCGGTTCGCGATCGACCGCGGGGTCGGGGACCTGAGGACGGAGTTCGACGGTCTCGCGCCCGACACCGACACCGGGGTCACCGTGCGGGTCGCCGGACGCCTGGTCGGCCGGCGCCGGCACGGCGGGCTGTCCTTCGCCGACCTGCGCGACGGGACCGACGCCGTCCAGCTGCTGCTCGACACCGCCGAGCTCGGCGCCGACGCCCACCACGACATCGACGCCCTCTCACTCGGCGACTGGATCGGCGTCACCGGCACGGCGATGACCACCCGGGCGGGCGAGCTGTCGGTGCGCGTCACCGCGTACGTCCTGCTGGCCCGCGCGAAGCGTGCACTCCCCCTCGGCCACGGCGGGCTCACCGACGTGCAGACCCGCTACCGGCGCCGCTACGTCGACCTGTCGGTGAACGCCCGCACCCGCGACATCTTCCGCATCCGGCACGCGGCGGTCCGCGCCATCCGGGAGCAGCTCGCCGAGGAGGGCTTCACCGAGGTCGAGGGGCCGGTGCTCCAGAACATCCAGGGCGGGGCGTCGGCGCGCCCGTTCGTCACCCACCACAACGCGCTCGACCTCGACATGTACCTGCGGATCGCGCTCGAGCTGCATCTCAAGCGCCTCATCGTCGGCGGGATGGGCCGCGTGTTCGAGATCGGCCGGGTGTTCCGCAACGAGGGCGTCGACACCCGCCACAACCCCGAGTTCACGATGCTCGAGGCCTACCAGGCGTTCGCCGACTACCACGACATGATGGACCTGACCGAGAAGCTCGTGGTCGCGGCCGCGCGGGCCGCGCTCGGTCCGGACGCCGACCTGACGGTGCACTACCTCGGCCGCACCGTCGACCTCACGCCGCCGTGGCCGCGGAAGCGCTTCGCGGACATGATCGCCGAGAGGACCGGCGAGGTCATGCACCCGGAGATGCCGCTCGACGAGGCCCGGGCCGCCCTCACCCGCCTCGGCATCGCCTACGAGCAGGGCTGGGGCGCGGGCCGCCTCATGACCGAGGTCTACGACGAGCGCGTCCAGCACGACGTCGACGGCCCCGTCTTCTGCCTCGACTACCCGCGCGAGGTGTCGCCGCTGGCCCGCGTGCACCGCGACGACCCCGCCTACAGCGAGCGGTTCGAGCTGATCGTGGCGGGCTTCGAGCTCTGCAACGCCTACTCCGAGCAGAACGACCCGGCCGAACAGATGGCGGCGTTCGTCGAGGAGGCCGAGGCCAAGCGCAACGGCGACCCCGAGGCCGGCGACATCGACGAGGACTACGTCCGCGCCCTCGAGTACGGCATGCCGCCCACCGGCGGCCTCGGGATCGGCATCGACCGCCTCGTCATGCTGCTCGCGAGCGTCGACTCGATCCGCGAGGTCCTGCTCTTCCCGACGCTGCGCCCCGAGTTCGCACCGCCTCCCGGTGCCGGCCCGACGGGCGCCGTCCGTCCGGTCCTGCCGCCGACCGGGCTCCCCCCGACCCCGATGGTGCTGCCACCGCCCGTCGAGAACCCCGTCGTCGAGCCCCGCGAACCACGCCCCGCCGTCGCCCCGCGGGTGGTCGCCGGCATCACCGCCGTCGCCGGGGTCCTGCACCTGCTCTCGATGCTCCCGGGGATCCACCGACAGGTGCTCGGCGAGCTCACGGTCGACGTCGTCCCGCCCTGGGCGATCGTCTCCGGCCACGTCATGTCGGCGGTGATCGGGCTCGTCCTGCTCCTGCTCGCCGACCAGCTGGCCCGGCACAAGCAGGCCGCCTGGCGGGTCGCCGTCGGGCTGTTCGGGCTCGGCCTCCTCGCGCACGTCCTCAAGGGACCGCACGAGGTCGGCATGCTGCTCTGCCTCGTCATGCTCGCCCTGCTGGCGCGCTACCGGCGCAGCTTCCACGCGCCCGCCGACCCGCCGTCGTTGCTGCGACTGCTCCGCGTGGTCCCGATCTACCTCGGGGCCGTCCTGCTGTTCGGCTTCGTCGGTCTGGCCTTCCAACGGGGTCGCATGACGCCGGAGCTCACCCTCGGCGGCGGACTCGAGACGATCGTCGGCGGGCTGATCGGCCTGGACGGGCCCTACACGTTCGCCCGCCCGCTGTTCGCGGCCTGGTTCCCCGACACCCTGCTCGCGCTCGGCATCGCGGGCCTCGTCATCGTGCTGATCCTGGTCTTCCGGCCGCTCCTGTCGCGCTCCCCGCACACGCCGCAGGAGTGGGCGCACGCGCAGACGCTCGTGACGACGTTCGGCTGGGACACCCTGGCGGCGTTCGCACTGCGCGACGACAAGAGCTTCTTCTTCGCCTCCGACGGCCGCGCGATGATCGCCTACACCTACCTGCGCGGGTACGCCCTCGCCTCCGGCGACCCGATCGGCGACCCGGCCTCGATCCCCCGCGTCGTCGACGAGTTCCTCGCGATGTGCGAGGAGCGGGCCTGGACCCCGGCGTTCCTCGCCGCCCGCGAGGAGACCGTCACCGGGTCCGGTGCGCTCGCCGCCCGCGGGTTCAAGAGCTTCTACCTCGGCGACGAGGCGATCCTCGACTGCACGACGTTCACCCTCGAGGGGCGCGCCCGCAAGAGCGTCCGCGCCGCCGTGCGGCGGGTCGAGCGCAGCTACCGGTTCCAGCTCGTCACCGAGGCGAACGCCTCGCCCGAGCTGGTCGCGGGGCTCAACGCGATCAGCGAGCAGTGGCGCGGCAAGGCCCCCGAGCGCGGGTTCACGATGGCCCTGTCCCAGGACGTCGCGGGCGCCGGCCGGAACCCGGACTTCCTGCTCTGCGTCGCCCTCGACGAGCACGGGGTGCCGGGCGGGTTCCTCCGCCTCGTCCCGGCCTACGGCGGGCCGCAGACGGGCACGACGTTCGGCTACACGCTCGACCTCATGCGCCACGACCCGTCGGCGCCCAACGGGATGACCGAGTTCCTCATCGCGCGGAGCGCCGAGGCCCTCGGCACACGCGGCGTGACGCGGCTGTCCATGAACTTCGCCCTGTGGGGCCGCCTCTTCGACGAGGACGTGCCGTTCACGCCGGCCCAGCGGCTGGCTCGGAAGGCGGTCGGGGTGCTCAACCCGTTCTTCCAGGTGCGCTCCCTGCACGACTTCAACGCCAAGTTCGACCCGCAGTGGCTGCCGCGGGTGCTCGCCTACCGCCACGCGGCCGACCTCCCCCGCGTCGGCCTGCTCTACGCCGGCGCAGAGGGGTTCCTCGCCCTGCCCGGCCTCGGACCGCTGTTCGTCCCGGCGGCGGTCGGCGGGACGCCGTCGCCGTCGGCCCCGTCGTCGGGACCGGCGTGA
- a CDS encoding SDR family oxidoreductase — protein MGEATARALAAEGATVALLARRADRLEALAADLGGGTSVHAVDLADPEAAVAAIGEVLARHGRLDVLVNNAGFGSLAPARGSYLADWRATTAVNLDGLLAATHAALEPLVAAAAERGVADLVNVDSDAGRRVLPVGAVYSATKHAVGAFSESLRQELAPAHVRVGVVEPGITRTELPDKGDGDTPDLSLGELGVLEAADIADAVLWMVTRPARVAVNEVLVRPVEQTSRHPGELPVKRDTFRCNEDGDLAMSPTTGRSGAGDTPPVRRCFGRTPSHRGQPHRMPSDRAIVIVWNSRVPPTGGRATLR, from the coding sequence ATCGGCGAGGCGACCGCCCGGGCGCTCGCGGCCGAGGGGGCGACCGTCGCGCTGCTCGCCCGGCGGGCCGACCGGCTCGAGGCGCTGGCCGCGGACCTCGGCGGCGGGACCAGCGTGCATGCCGTCGACCTCGCCGACCCCGAGGCGGCCGTGGCCGCGATCGGGGAGGTCCTCGCGCGGCACGGGCGGCTCGACGTGCTGGTCAACAACGCCGGGTTCGGCTCGCTCGCCCCGGCGCGCGGGTCGTACCTCGCCGACTGGCGCGCGACCACGGCGGTCAACCTCGACGGGCTGCTCGCGGCGACGCACGCGGCCCTCGAGCCGCTCGTGGCCGCGGCAGCGGAGCGCGGCGTGGCCGACCTGGTCAACGTCGACTCCGACGCCGGCCGCCGGGTGCTGCCGGTCGGGGCGGTCTACAGCGCGACGAAGCACGCGGTCGGCGCGTTCTCCGAGTCGCTGCGCCAGGAGCTCGCCCCGGCCCACGTGCGCGTCGGCGTCGTCGAGCCGGGCATCACGCGCACCGAGCTGCCCGACAAGGGCGACGGCGACACCCCCGACCTCTCGCTCGGCGAGCTCGGGGTCCTCGAGGCGGCCGACATCGCGGACGCCGTCCTCTGGATGGTCACGCGGCCGGCCCGCGTCGCGGTCAACGAGGTGCTGGTCCGACCGGTGGAGCAGACCTCACGCCATCCAGGTGAGCTACCCGTGAAACGTGACACCTTTCGATGTAACGAAGACGGGGATCTTGCGATGAGCCCCACGACGGGTCGGTCGGGCGCGGGTGACACCCCGCCCGTGCGCCGCTGCTTCGGGAGGACGCCATCGCATCGCGGACAGCCTCATCGCATGCCGTCCGATCGGGCTATCGTGATCGTGTGGAACAGCCGCGTCCCGCCGACCGGAGGCAGGGCGACGCTCCGCTGA
- a CDS encoding amino acid permease, producing MTARGTKLGVLALAMINVAAIVSARNLPVMAEYGWSMLVLFALSILVFLVPIAMAAAELGTAWPRDGGVYAWVKEAFGERTGFLAVWCDYSENVAWFPTVLSFIAASLAYAVNPALATNTVFLVVVMITIFWLTTLASLRGVGASARLGAIGTVAGSIIPAVLVVVLGAAYLLQGRPSAIPFSAGALVPDLQIDNLAFLAGIVLLFTGMEMAGFHARHVEDPGRVVPRAILLCVGITIVFSVVGSLFMAFVVPASELSLVSGTMELFRSALDSLGVGWLVAPLALLIAFGGVAHLTPWILGPAEGVAAVAREGSAPRRLGRTNARDVPVTLVMVQGVAGSVFALLFLLVPSVSTSYWMLSAVTAQIVVIMYGLMFAAVIRLRYTRPDVPRPYRIPGGLPGVWAAGGIGLLGCVFSFVLGFVPPSQLTTGSTTVYVALLAVAVVVLSCPPFVVAALDRRRARIRPTAPAPVA from the coding sequence ATGACGGCGCGCGGCACGAAGCTGGGCGTCCTCGCCCTCGCGATGATCAACGTCGCGGCGATCGTCAGCGCGCGCAACCTGCCGGTGATGGCCGAGTACGGCTGGTCGATGCTGGTGCTGTTCGCCCTGTCGATCCTCGTCTTCCTCGTCCCCATCGCGATGGCCGCCGCCGAGCTCGGCACGGCCTGGCCCCGCGACGGCGGGGTGTACGCCTGGGTGAAGGAGGCCTTCGGCGAGCGGACCGGGTTCCTCGCGGTCTGGTGCGACTACTCCGAGAACGTCGCCTGGTTCCCGACGGTGCTCTCCTTCATCGCCGCGAGCCTGGCCTATGCCGTCAACCCGGCCCTGGCGACGAACACGGTCTTCCTCGTCGTCGTCATGATCACCATCTTCTGGCTGACGACCCTCGCGAGCCTGCGCGGCGTGGGCGCCTCGGCGCGGCTCGGTGCGATCGGCACGGTCGCGGGCTCGATCATCCCGGCGGTGCTCGTCGTCGTGCTCGGGGCGGCCTACCTGCTGCAGGGGCGGCCGTCGGCCATCCCGTTCTCCGCCGGCGCGCTCGTGCCCGACCTCCAGATCGACAACCTCGCGTTCCTCGCCGGCATCGTCCTGCTGTTCACCGGCATGGAGATGGCGGGCTTCCACGCCCGCCACGTGGAGGACCCGGGCCGGGTGGTGCCGCGGGCGATCCTGCTGTGCGTCGGGATCACGATCGTCTTCTCGGTGGTCGGCTCCCTGTTCATGGCCTTCGTCGTGCCCGCCTCCGAGCTCAGCCTGGTCTCCGGGACGATGGAGCTCTTCCGCAGCGCCCTCGACTCGCTCGGCGTCGGCTGGCTGGTGGCCCCGCTCGCCCTGCTCATCGCCTTCGGCGGCGTCGCCCACCTCACGCCGTGGATCCTCGGGCCCGCCGAGGGCGTCGCCGCGGTCGCCCGCGAGGGCAGCGCACCCCGTCGGCTCGGGCGCACCAACGCCCGCGACGTGCCCGTCACCCTCGTCATGGTCCAGGGCGTGGCGGGCAGCGTCTTCGCCCTGCTGTTCCTGCTCGTGCCGAGCGTGAGCACCTCCTACTGGATGCTCTCGGCAGTCACCGCGCAGATCGTGGTGATCATGTACGGGCTGATGTTCGCCGCCGTGATCCGGCTGCGCTACACCCGGCCCGACGTCCCCCGGCCCTACCGCATCCCGGGCGGCCTGCCCGGCGTCTGGGCCGCGGGCGGGATCGGACTGCTCGGCTGCGTCTTCTCGTTCGTCCTCGGGTTCGTCCCGCCCTCGCAGCTCACGACGGGCAGCACGACGGTCTACGTCGCGCTGCTCGCGGTCGCCGTGGTGGTGCTGTCGTGTCCGCCGTTCGTCGTCGCGGCCCTCGACCGTCGGAGGGCCCGGATCCGGCCGACCGCCCCCGCCCCGGTCGCATGA
- a CDS encoding alpha/beta hydrolase: MSGHGHGHGRHEAPRYDRPVLRATLLALATAAILFAVSAVVRAGGVVFEIELTDAWFGALLVALVLVALVSLLLSRRRVTRVLAVLALVVALVLGSAAAVNLHFDYYRTLGEAVGAPPSDQVTIETMLREDADPGPGVVAPVSIPATASGFAARPAMIYVPQAFFARPRPQLPVIMLLHGTPGTPQDWIDGGRADKIADAFAAAHAGVSPILVMPDINGSTTADTECVDGPAGNAETYLTRDVPDYVLSTFRARPTGSAWAIAGLSEGGSCAVMLALRHPNDFHTFGDYAGLEGPRSGDTNAGTADTVAQLFGGSQDAFDAHEPLTILGSTRFPALGGWFEVGTADTAPAQAQAALVPAAQRAGITTCSVLVPGGGHTFDVFSAAFERSLPWMASRLGIPTTGAACPQQ, from the coding sequence ATGAGCGGGCACGGGCACGGGCACGGGCGCCACGAGGCGCCCCGCTACGACCGCCCCGTCCTCCGTGCCACGCTGCTCGCCCTCGCGACCGCCGCGATCCTCTTCGCCGTGTCCGCGGTGGTCAGGGCCGGCGGGGTCGTGTTCGAGATCGAGCTGACCGACGCCTGGTTCGGCGCCCTGCTCGTCGCCCTCGTGCTCGTCGCCCTGGTGTCCCTGCTGCTGTCCCGACGACGGGTCACGCGGGTCCTCGCCGTCCTCGCCCTCGTCGTCGCCCTCGTGCTCGGGTCGGCGGCCGCCGTGAACCTGCACTTCGACTACTACCGCACCCTGGGCGAGGCGGTCGGGGCGCCGCCCAGCGACCAGGTGACCATCGAGACGATGCTGCGCGAGGACGCCGACCCGGGCCCCGGCGTCGTCGCGCCGGTCTCCATCCCCGCCACCGCCTCCGGCTTCGCGGCGCGGCCGGCGATGATCTACGTGCCGCAGGCGTTCTTCGCGAGGCCCCGCCCGCAGCTGCCCGTGATCATGCTGCTGCACGGCACCCCGGGCACCCCGCAGGACTGGATCGACGGCGGGCGCGCCGACAAGATCGCCGACGCCTTCGCGGCCGCCCACGCCGGGGTCTCCCCCATCCTGGTCATGCCCGACATCAACGGCTCCACCACCGCCGACACCGAGTGCGTCGACGGACCGGCCGGCAACGCCGAGACCTACCTGACCCGGGACGTCCCGGACTACGTCCTGTCCACCTTCCGGGCCCGTCCGACCGGCTCGGCGTGGGCGATCGCCGGGCTCTCCGAGGGCGGGTCGTGCGCCGTCATGCTCGCGCTGCGCCACCCCAACGACTTCCACACCTTCGGCGACTACGCGGGCCTCGAGGGCCCGCGCAGCGGCGACACCAACGCCGGGACCGCCGACACGGTCGCGCAGCTCTTCGGCGGGTCACAGGACGCCTTCGACGCCCACGAGCCGCTCACGATCCTCGGCTCGACCCGGTTCCCGGCCCTCGGAGGGTGGTTCGAGGTCGGCACCGCGGACACCGCTCCCGCGCAGGCCCAGGCCGCCCTCGTCCCCGCCGCGCAGCGGGCCGGGATCACCACCTGCTCGGTGCTCGTGCCCGGCGGCGGCCACACCTTCGACGTCTTCTCGGCCGCGTTCGAGCGGTCGCTGCCGTGGATGGCGAGCCGCCTCGGCATCCCGACGACGGGTGCCGCCTGCCCGCAGCAGTGA
- a CDS encoding LuxR C-terminal-related transcriptional regulator, protein MEQPRPADRRQGDAPLTGRDAELAWLRGWANRARASRAGRVLVTGPAGIGKSSLVGAFAADLSGASVVVVQAGRCHRPGDFLTSLGQALGARPSAQDRDPVAALLHAVGDRQDTGLLVLVLEDLQEIDDESVPALVRLLQRLRHDQVLTVATARDELVPGAWRSCFVEGVDSTTRVLGGLDAGAVRELSCAVRPGAWPPAAVEAVVARTTGHPLHLLTVLREVSDDVVTGHRPLDAHASLADDIDAAVERLPAPARAVLAALAVLGTAADRPMLARLAGLDPHDVESALEPLVTAGLVGTGSGPTVRIQHPLQADAVRAGLPPAAREALHRAAAHLLGGRAALHHRIAAAAGRPDPGLAADLERSALAEPVEHGEAADRLLAAADVAPDGAEALRLRLAAAVRLVEADDAERLGLLREDVRHAEPGAARSTVLGYLAALDGEPTAVDYLESAAADVAAPDELRALAGVRLAQEHTTRARGRETVAAARAAASLTRRSARREQARIFEAFGRAHEAGPAAGLRVVEAATAGSGGSALVAGILHQLAGDVGIAHGWFRASLDRARRQEDRTDAHEAHIYLAETLWRQGRWDLAAAQADVALAWFADGQRPWLEAAVHAVALLVPAGRGDEAEARRHLTALRAAAARYPGQQAGYALATGEAVVARASAPHRMLAALGDLPARAEASGLLSAPFTPWRVLHAEALLEAGRAEQAAATVQAWAAQDAPLWFDLTRHRLLARIATAAGDDAGTAAAVRAGLDLARADEQAVADACPVELAELHLVAGAHLVRRGRGARAAVHLEAARATFVGLGAKPWIERVDALARDEGAAGPVERLTPRERQVAGLVADGMTNREVADELWVTPKAVDYHLGNVFRKLGIGSRRELRGRGCALRAGEQKVGL, encoded by the coding sequence GTGGAACAGCCGCGTCCCGCCGACCGGAGGCAGGGCGACGCTCCGCTGACCGGCCGGGACGCCGAGCTGGCGTGGCTGCGGGGCTGGGCGAACCGCGCCCGGGCGAGCCGTGCGGGCCGGGTGCTGGTCACCGGCCCGGCGGGCATCGGCAAGAGCAGCCTGGTCGGCGCCTTCGCGGCGGACCTGTCGGGCGCCTCCGTCGTCGTCGTGCAGGCGGGCCGGTGCCACCGGCCGGGGGACTTCCTGACGAGTCTGGGGCAGGCCCTCGGCGCCCGGCCCTCCGCGCAGGACCGGGACCCGGTCGCGGCCCTGCTGCACGCCGTCGGCGACCGGCAGGACACCGGGCTGCTCGTGCTCGTCCTCGAGGACCTCCAGGAGATCGACGACGAGTCGGTCCCGGCGCTCGTCCGCCTCCTGCAGCGGCTGCGGCACGACCAGGTCCTCACCGTCGCGACCGCCCGCGACGAACTCGTGCCCGGGGCGTGGCGCTCCTGCTTCGTGGAGGGCGTCGACTCGACGACCCGCGTCCTGGGCGGGCTCGACGCCGGGGCGGTGCGGGAGCTCTCGTGCGCCGTGCGGCCCGGGGCCTGGCCGCCCGCGGCCGTGGAGGCGGTCGTCGCGCGCACGACGGGCCACCCGCTGCACCTGCTCACGGTCCTGCGCGAGGTGTCCGACGACGTCGTCACGGGTCACCGCCCGCTCGACGCCCACGCCTCCCTCGCCGACGACATCGACGCCGCCGTCGAGCGGCTCCCGGCCCCCGCGCGGGCCGTGCTGGCGGCGCTCGCGGTGCTCGGCACCGCGGCCGACCGGCCGATGCTCGCCCGGCTCGCAGGGCTCGACCCGCACGACGTCGAGAGCGCGCTCGAACCGCTGGTGACGGCGGGTCTGGTCGGGACGGGGTCGGGCCCGACGGTGCGCATCCAGCACCCGCTCCAGGCGGACGCGGTGCGCGCCGGCCTCCCGCCCGCGGCCCGGGAGGCGCTGCACCGCGCCGCCGCCCACCTGCTCGGCGGCCGGGCCGCGCTGCACCACCGCATCGCCGCGGCCGCGGGCCGGCCGGACCCCGGGCTCGCCGCCGACCTGGAACGGTCCGCGCTCGCCGAGCCCGTCGAGCACGGCGAGGCGGCGGACCGCCTCCTCGCCGCCGCGGACGTCGCGCCGGACGGCGCGGAGGCGCTCCGGCTCCGGCTGGCCGCGGCGGTCCGCCTCGTGGAGGCCGACGACGCCGAGCGGCTCGGACTCCTGCGCGAGGACGTCCGGCACGCCGAACCGGGTGCGGCGCGGTCGACCGTCCTCGGCTACCTCGCGGCCCTGGACGGCGAGCCGACGGCCGTGGACTACCTCGAGTCCGCCGCGGCCGACGTCGCGGCGCCGGACGAGCTGCGCGCCCTCGCCGGGGTCCGGCTCGCGCAGGAGCACACGACCCGGGCTCGGGGCCGGGAGACGGTCGCGGCGGCCCGGGCGGCCGCGTCGCTGACCCGGCGGTCGGCCCGCCGCGAGCAGGCCCGCATCTTCGAGGCCTTCGGGCGGGCGCACGAGGCGGGACCGGCGGCCGGACTGCGCGTCGTCGAGGCCGCCACGGCGGGCAGCGGGGGCTCGGCCCTGGTGGCCGGCATCCTGCACCAGCTCGCCGGGGACGTGGGCATCGCGCACGGGTGGTTCCGGGCGAGCCTGGACCGTGCCCGTCGTCAGGAGGACCGCACCGACGCGCACGAGGCGCACATCTACCTCGCCGAGACGCTGTGGCGGCAGGGGCGCTGGGACCTCGCCGCCGCCCAGGCCGACGTCGCCCTGGCCTGGTTCGCCGACGGCCAGCGGCCCTGGCTGGAGGCCGCGGTGCACGCGGTCGCCCTCCTCGTGCCGGCGGGCCGCGGTGACGAGGCCGAGGCCCGCCGGCACCTGACCGCCCTGCGGGCGGCGGCGGCGCGGTACCCGGGCCAGCAGGCGGGGTACGCCCTGGCGACCGGCGAGGCCGTCGTCGCCCGGGCCAGCGCACCGCACCGGATGCTCGCCGCGCTCGGGGACCTGCCCGCGCGGGCGGAGGCGAGCGGTCTGCTGTCCGCGCCCTTCACGCCGTGGCGCGTGCTGCACGCGGAGGCGCTGCTCGAGGCCGGCCGGGCCGAGCAGGCGGCGGCGACCGTGCAGGCGTGGGCCGCCCAGGACGCCCCACTGTGGTTCGACCTCACCCGCCACCGCCTGCTGGCGCGGATCGCCACGGCGGCGGGTGACGACGCCGGGACCGCCGCCGCGGTGCGCGCCGGGCTCGACCTCGCCCGCGCCGACGAACAGGCGGTGGCCGACGCGTGCCCGGTGGAGCTGGCCGAGCTGCACCTCGTCGCCGGCGCGCACCTGGTCCGCCGCGGTCGGGGCGCCCGGGCCGCGGTCCACCTCGAGGCGGCGCGGGCGACCTTCGTCGGGCTGGGGGCGAAGCCCTGGATCGAGCGGGTGGACGCGCTCGCCCGGGACGAGGGGGCGGCGGGTCCGGTGGAGCGGCTCACCCCCCGGGAACGTCAGGTGGCGGGGCTCGTCGCCGACGGCATGACCAACCGCGAGGTGGCCGACGAGCTCTGGGTGACGCCGAAGGCGGTCGACTACCACCTCGGCAACGTCTTCCGGAAGCTCGGGATCGGCTCGCGGCGCGAGCTGCGGGGCCGAGGGTGTGCGCTGCGCGCAGGTGAGCAGAAAGTGGGGCTATAG